The stretch of DNA AGCATTCTTATTGTCTTCAGATCTCACAGTGTGACAGGGCAAAGACAGGGCCATTGAAACTGCATGAGCTGCACAGTTTGTGCTGTGGACCCATCACCCTGATGCCTGAGATTCAACACTTTTCCAACATCATGTTCCTTGCCTGAGTTGGAACATAGGAATATTAATTAAGAGACTAATTATAAATCCATGATTGCCTTCGCTGGTCTAAGTGAAAGACATTTTATTAAgaaaaaactgacagtatggCCTTGATGAACTGCCTACAACGCCCAGAGGGAAAACACGCTAATGGCTCCTCTCGACTGAGAAATGACACAGTGAGCAGAGTCTGGACAGACAATCACAGGACATTGTTACGATCCTTGGAGACCATGTCATGGGAGGGTTGTACAGTACGTGTTGAGAGCCAGCGGGTGCACCGTCAGTTTATTAAGAGTGTTAAAGCAAAGGCGGAGGAAGAAGCTTCAGAGCAGAATGTCAATTTCTATCCCTGCATatgctgattgttttttttcccccaaacgTTTAGTTTCCACATCTCCAAATCAATTGATagcatcctttttttttacattatttctatGTAGTATTTCTAGTCTGACCAGGCTGACAAGACTTGAATATGACACTTGTGTCATAAGAGTTATGCTGTCATTACCCCTGCATTCAGATGTGCTGTAAATGTCTCTTGTATAGAGAGCTGTACAAGACCTTATTTCTGTCCAGATATGCTTATAAGCACTCATCTTTTCTTGGTTTCAAATTAGCACAGTTATGCAGACGTTGCCTACGCTGCCTCTGTGATTTCTTGCAGAACATTTCCAAGTGGCAATGCATTTAGGCGAACAAATCAATCTTTTTGAGACTGCTCTAGTGTCTTTATATTAAGGCCGGCATCGAGTGACTTGTTGTTGTAGCAGACtcctttaaaatacaaggtgtTCTCATCTTCTAAAAAGGTAGTAGATATTGTAAGACTATGGTGTTATCATGCCACTAAAATGGATTTTAGATGATGGTCTATTAAAGATACTGTCTCAGCAAAATGTCAACTTTGAAGAGAAGCTGTTGCAAAAGCACTTTTTACCCTGTACACTATAAAAGCAGTTCTTCTTCCAGGACTGGAACTGGAACAACCTTGCACTGCCTCACAGTGGTTGTTTGATTTTCAATGAGTTTCTAAAAGTGTGGagaaaaatattagaaacacctttaAGTTGAATCAACAAGCCCCCAACATAGTGTCAAACAAAATGCATGTTTGACAAAGGTATATTACAGTGATATTGGATTGgatttcatcacactgcacaggttttcccatttttctcactttcagaTGTTGTTGGATGCCTTAACAACTGATGATCCAGCAGCTGATTTGAACAGTTGAAGTTCAGGTTTCTCAGGGCTCATGTTTGTCACCTGCATTGCACTCCTACAGTACAAGTGCCTTTTTGGAAAGAGTCACTACTGCCCCCTTGAGCCAGAATACAATGCAGTTTGGAAATATATTGTACACCATGCGGACATTATCTGAGCAAAGATAAAccaacacatacatacatttaaataatatatttgcTCATTTTTGTTTACATAGTGAAATGTTTAAAGTGTGAACATGATATTGGCTGGGATGTTACTGGATTTATCACACTTGTCGGAACTGTCTGCGGTTATGTAATCGACACATGCAGGGGTTTCAGGATGTTACTCGTTTGTCTAACTCAGACAGGTAATCCCTTCCTGAGCTTTGGCAGTCATACTGTCATTCATATCCAGTCACTCGGGCAAAACCTGTAATATCTAATAGCGCTAACCTGAGCGGATGTCTGACGTGCTCTCCCACACAGGATTTCATTATTACACATATCTTTCCTCCCAGCAATGACAAGAACCCGGTTACTCACAGTGATGAGCCAATTAGTTTCATTACAGCCAAACGCATGTCCTGTGATCGTGGAAACTATGCAGCCCTAATTTCTCATCTTTGCTGTGAGACTGAGTACTTACAGCAGGATGTGGTGATTGTGTGTACAGCATTTAACCCAGATGATTCCCTTAAAAACACATGTGCAATCCACATGTGCAGTCCACGTTTGCATCTCCCTAACCAGATAATTAATACCCTAATCACATCTTATCTTTATGAATTTCAGATTCAATTTGCTGCAACAATCCTATTGTTGTacttaaaaataataacaggCACTGTAAGAAGTCTAAAACACTTTGTGACTTCTTAACTGGccttttgtaaaaatgtatattcACAAGATAAACTCTTTATTCACACTTATTTTGCACAGCATTGTTTCAAGCTCCCTTTGTGATTTGAAACCCCACCCATTAGCAGCTGCGTGGGCTagaaaaacacaccacacacaatCATGCATTTAAGAATCATTTGGACTGTTTTATTGCTCTCAGTCAAAACACTactccataaaaaaaaaacactgagttCTGCTTTCTTCTGAGTAACCTATGGTTATTGAGCACATAAGATGCTTGTATAAAATTGGTTTCAGAGTTAGAACAtcaaaaatatgacattaattGAGGAATCAGAAGTCAAAAAGTCAACATATACAGATTACACAACAAAGACGGAAGACAAAGTGGTTTCAGATTTTTGGTTTAAACAGTCTTGTGCTTCACATTTCGACAGCATAACGATGTGATTGTGAAAGCATTAATTAAAGCCCTTATTTGCATTACACATCAAGCAGCACTGATTGTGCACCTTCTCTTCAATCATGTGTGATGGATTTCAGATGACTGAGATGTATTACATTCAGATATGCATTAATATCCTAAGTTTACTGAATCAGTTACAGTAAATACTtcattctgcaaaaaaaaacaaaaaacaaaaaaaaaacccagcatgATCAAGTCATTAGAGAAATACACGAAAATTAACAACTGGTGCATTTCATTTCTTATTAAACTGCCACTAAAATGGATTTTAGATGATGATCTATTAAAGATACGGTCTCAGCAAAACGTCAATTTTGAAGAGAAGCTGTTGCAAAAGCACTTTTTACCCTGTACACTATAAAAGCAGTTCTTCTTCCAGGACTGGAAGTTACAACCTTGCATTGCCTCACAGTGAttgtttgattttcattttaaaaaaaaaaacaaaaaaacaataacacatatattacatagttttaaaaaaattactaaaagaATGAAAATTTCTCACATTAACAGCTTTTGAATATGATCACATTGTAAAAGGAAAATTTAAATAAACTCTTAGGCTGAGTTCATGGTGAAGCATGTGAGATCATCAAACTGCATTCATTGTTTGAGATGGGTTAAAAAGAATAGGCCATCACTCCCCCGCCCTACCTACAGTACAGGAAACgtcaagggaaaaaaaaaatcagataattCAATTTTCATGTTTGATTTTCCCTGTATCTGTAGAGATCATTAAAATACGTagcatttttggttttgaaggAAAACCCTAACAAGTAATTTTGATGGAATTACcctttaaaaacactgcaaaaaaaaaaaaaaaaaaaatcatacatatttcatattgacaaacaaaaaaaacaaacaaaaatacaatatctTAAGTGTCACTGAACAAAAAGGAACTCAAAGTGAAGATTCAGAGATCCTATGCAGTGCCAGTTGAAGAAAAATCAGTGTTTGAACACAAATAATTGCAcaacagatgtttttaatatataatgCCTGGCacctacagagaaataagagGTAGAGCTACATACAGATATAATACATCTATATCTCCCTAAAACAGGGAAAAGACAGCTGAGTGGATACAGACCACTGAGAAAGAATATCTTCAAATTTGCACAAATTGGGAAGTTAAGTGGTAAAAGCCATACTCAAGATTCAAATGGCAAATTATTTTGCCAAgactttaaatataataaatatagggaaaaaatggaagaaaaggaggataagaaaacataaaaataagaTTGTTCCAGTTTGTATGGTGATGAACCATTTACTTCttacaaaactgaaacaaacatggTATTCTTACATTATCTTCTGGATGTATTTTATGAATATGCAGCCTTAGATGGATGCttgataaataatgaatatgCCCATGAATACAAAATGAATGTCCGCTCATGACTGTGCATAGATGACCTTTTGTTCACTACAAGAaaaaggaggatttttcatgtgtgtccCCTGAACATGCAGTACCTCCACTATGTTTTAAACTTAAGACTATAAAAACAGTACTATCAGATGAGAGGGCTGGTTATGTTTGGTGTTCTTTGgaataatatataaaaactgCGAGGAACTCCTCCTAATATGTacagagtgaaataaaaattgGTCTGGTTGGTATGAAAATTATCTGCATTCTACTGTACAAACCCATCCTGGACGTCTTTACTTGGACGCTCGATAAATTATTAGCATATGCATTAATAAGACATTAATGTCTCGTAAAAACTGCATACAGATGACCTTTTgtagccctttttttttttttttatgcaagcAGTCATGCAGATGAAGAATGATCAAACAGATCTTGCCACCCCCTCATTAAAATTCAGTACCGCCAAAGCGTTTTAAATTTTAAGACAAATATTTCCAGCCATTTTGATTGAAAACCTCACATGAGGAATATTAAAAATACCGTTATGAAGTGGTACTACAGTagaaaattatgtttatgttgtgCTGGTTCTGCTGTATCTTTGGATAATTCATTCACAGATCAGTTTCAGAGCCCTTCTTCCAGAAGAAACCATTGTCCTCAAAGTCTCGGTCTATTCGAATCTGAGGCATGCCTTTATATGAACCTCTGTCAAGACTGAAAGAGCAAGAAGAGATATAGTGCGATATAAACGTGGTGTCGTGTGAACTCAAAATCATACAGCATGAAGTCCTTGTGCATTTCCTTCCACGgaaaatgtgtgatgtgaatgCCAGCTGATATTCACTTACTCAGCCACTGTGGGAGAGTCAAAGTAGCGCTCAGCACGGCGAATGCGTGTTAAGGAGAGTCTGGGATTGATCTCCTGagggagaagaaacagaaaaacacttttttttaaaaatacttcacTGTCACTCTGAATTTTCAAATGGActaagagaaaagaaaagttaagaCAAGAAAGCAAACGCTGCAAAGCTGATTTTAGGAGTTAGAACATCTTTAACAGTTCAAAGTGGGAGGttaaagcagcattaaaagAACAGTCAGAAAAGCACAGTGATCCTTTTAGATGTTAAATTTGATAAAGCGCATGCAAGAAGGACTAGTGTGACAGAAGAAAATTGTGAACACGAAGCCTTTAGAAGCAAAGTTTTGATCAGCCAGCATGAAGCTCGTGTAACTACCGCAAAGCAAACCCTGGCTGGTACTCACTATCCAAAGATTTATCCCCCAACATGGGCTCCTGCTCCATCATATCCATAGAGATTTTTATACTGGGGATCTTTTCATGGTAGGGATAGTCAGACtgtgggaggagggagggagaacaTTAATACGTTGGgactttcttttaaaaaggtgAGGATCTACAGGAGGCTGTAGACAATCACAAGACATTACTGGACATACATACATCTACATATAGAGACATTTGGAAAGATTTAGTTTTAAAGAATTTTTTTACTTACAAACTCTATTTCACTGTCGATGCTTCccttcttcttgtttttctttttcttctcatcctctttcttctttttgtccttCTCTGGGATGACGTCGTCCAGGTAGCTGAGGTCATGTTGGGAGAACAAGTAGTCCATGGCCTTTCGGACCGCAACCAACGCCAATATCTGTAGACCGGGAAATTGTTTTATGAGCTTTTATCGATCTCTATGCTTTTGTGTTCAGTTACGTGAGTGACTGCAGCCGTTTCTCACCATGACAGGGAAGATGATGGCAGCCACTGTGGATTTGAGGATCCAGAGGAGAGCCAAACACAGGCCCTGGATGAAGGTGAAAAGGTGGATGCGTCTCTGGGGGACGTGCCGCAGGTAGATGAGGTCCGGCTGGTGCTTGGCTGGCATCAGGAGCAGCTGCAGGCGGTCCATGAACTGGCACGAGCAAAAAAGACACACAGGGGTCAGATAAGACTGGAAACTGGAGATGCTGCTGTCAAAGCTTTAACAATATTTGGATATAATGTAGAACTGTGTTATTTATATGCAAGATGCTGCAgacatcttcatcttcatatGAGCTCATTATCTCTTTAGGTTATGGTTGTTACTGTAAGTAAGTGAAAAGTTGTACAGTAGGTTTTAAAGCTAtagtgcggaacttttacatataaatgaatgtccgttacattcaagccattgccaaatgagttcacacaatgctgatcaAGCCCATCACTGCCAGATTAATCTCTCTGTAtctcacagtatacagagtttttaaatctggtgtctgtggcTACATTCCCGCACTGGccagatgaatgcatactgtgcatgctctatgggcaggGCATGCGCACCAGAGACATACAGTTTTGCACAGGAGGcggcttgtggattttggccccatcacttacattataaagtacattatgaagTGATCTTCTAATCGCCAGTATAAacagaggaatgattatggtAAGAAAAACTTATTTCAATGTGTCTTATTTCAATTTCTCAATTGTGAACCTGTCTTCGATGAATACAATGTAATGAGtaattaattatatttcttTCAAGTACTTTTCCCAACACTGGATAGCAAGCACTGAACAGGTAAGACTCACTCACCTGGACACCATTGAGTGACGCCACACCCATGTAGAGGAACACACCATATAGCACAGGCATGGGGATGAACTGAAGGacacaaagcaaaaacaggtTTTAACGTGATGTGTAACTGGTAATTTCGTCAACATTGGTAGTATATATTCTTGGTTTAAAAATAGTTCACAAGCAGCTTTTCTAAGAATGTTCTTGTAATAGACACTTGCAACACTTGGCTGCCATTTCTTCAGGTTGTATAAGTGTTACTCAAGAATTATCACTATGGAGTCTTGCATACACACTAACAGAGTGGAGAAATTCACTACAAACTGGCAAGCAAATGCAAAAATATGCCATCTAAATAAACAGGCAACATTTAAGCCAGAAGTAgactaaatttaaaatatgacaaCAACAGGGAGAATCAGTCTTACTTTACACTTATCACTGTGTACCTTTGTCATCTTATACTATTGTTAAAGCCATAACAATAGTATAATATGACAAGCCAGTCTAGAAATAAAAAATCTCTTCAAGTCTCCACAGAACCAGAAGCGCAATATTCAAAATGTCCACAAGGGGGAGTAGCAGCCCCAACAATCCCCCCTCAGTGATTTAACAGCCATGGTGGGCGGCTTAATGAGGGAATGGAAACTAGAGAAGGCACTCAGCTGCAATCCGATCTTAAGCCCTGATGAACATGCTTATTTCACATCACATTACTTCAACTATGGGAGTTCCTAATCGGATGAATTAAagatttgaaattattttaaatttaagagGGGTGACAGGAGTTTGTCCTAAAAGAGGCGGACAGTAATCCATATTTCCATGGAAGAATTAAGAAATTTGAGCACTACCTTGAGGATAGGGGCCATGAACACAGAGAGTCCCGTCAGGATGAACACAAAGATACCGGTGACTCTTTGCTCCCTAGAttggggggagaaaaaaacccagcaaaaacacaaaattaatcaAAAGATTTGAGTCAATGCTGAAGAACAGTTAATACTATGTGTCAATCTGCTGCTTCAAATTTACACCACATGTAAAACTTGTAGAGCTGTAACGTAATgagtcgattaatcaatcaacagaaaattcattgccaaatatctttgggttatggactgttggtcaggacaaaagcAGACTTTTGAAGAGGGTAGCATGGAAATGAGGCTCGTCCACTTATGAACATTTGCAAATTGATTGAGACAGatttttttggcgtatgcagTTTTGTCAACATGTAAACTTTTGGTGTGGATTCTACACACAACTTTATAAATTAGGCCTTAAAGACCTGGCCCCCGTGTGTTAGTCTGAGGGATTTATTTACACCTGGGAATCCAAAATGAATGCAATTAACTACTTGGCCCAGTCAAAAGCCAACAACACTCTGGGAAAATAGAGAAAGGAGTAGAAACTTCTGCTCTAGCCCGAAACTGTAAGAAACAATTTAATTTCATCATCCAGATGACGTCACTGTGTCCTGCAGCTGTGTTAACTTACCTGACACCCAGAAATTTGGGCTGTTCCCCGGGGGCCGATGTCTCGGTCTCCATTTTCAGAGAATCAATGTGGGCAATGGAGATGACAGTGGCAGCCACATACCAAGGCAGGCCCATGAAAGAGCAGATAATCATCAGGATGGCCACCCAGAACAGGTCCAAGTGATACCCTGCCCCTTTCTGAGgagagacagcagagcagaagaatGAGCTCATAAGGGATTAAACCACAGGAGGAGAGATTCTCACAGTGACCCAAAGTACAAAGATTTAGTGTGCATCAAGATGCACTTGTTTAATGACGATTTCTCCAGACATCAAAATGACCTTGTGATCATCGTGATCATGGTGCCCTAAAAATGTAAGTAATAGTGCAGTAATAGTGACATAGCTACTAGCATGTCCCGAGTATTCTTTCAGGGAATTTATGAGTTTTACCAACCTTAATGAGAAAACGTTTACATTCTACAATTACATGcaaatataatacagtataaattacaaaattacgTTTGACCAAAATTAAGCCAAAAACAAATTCAGATGAAgggattttgtatttttctaccaGGAATTTGCCGCCATGTGTTCCTGGCATTGTGGGGAAGGCTTTGAAACCTACAGACTATCCAACAGGAAGGCAACATTTTCAGAAGatacacatttctttttattttacagtttaattaatacagaaagacacatttaaaaacttttttgggCAGCTAGTCAACATTTCTTAAATCAGGGCAGGGTTACACGGGATGAACTTTGGACTTTTGACATCATTACGAATATCTAAAAATCTTCAGTACAGCCCTCTTGGAATGGATAAATCTTTGAGGTAGAGTACTGACCTTGAGTTTGTGCTCTTTCCTGTTGACAATCACAGCGGTGATCTGCTGATCCATAAATATGAGAATGGTGACCAGCAGAGCGGGAAGTGCGGCTGCAAGGTACACCCACCAAGGGTTCCCTCCAAAAGGAGGAATAAACCAACCCCTCTGTGGATGTGTGGgctagaaaacaaaaacaataagaaaaagatTGTTAAAGTGAGCCATTACAGCTATAGAGCTCAAAACATGGAGACGCCTGGCTGGTGTTGTATCACCTCATGTCTGCATATGTACAGTCCACATCTCCTAGACATTAAATAACATCTCAActagaacagaaaaaaaacacctaattTGAAGTGTTACTTGATTACCCTTTCAGTGAGTCTTAACACTGAGCTGAGGCTAAAATTACCTGGTGCATCATTACATGACAGAATTGTGAATTCAGTCTCTGTGGTCAAACAAAGCTGGCTCTGTACTTGCAACTATAAGACCGTCTGTGTTCTCACATCACCTATAATCAAGGTGTTATTTGATGAAGGTTCCTGCTCCTCTAACCCCATCATTCCCTTCTTTTATGTCAGGGGGGAATCTTAAGGCTGGCTGAGGAACATTTGAGCTTAGAAATCTCAAAGAATGACTCTGTCTTAGTTTCAGGTAATGTGTATCGCTTACTGGGCAAACTACAAAGAAAGCATTCTACTGGGATTTTAAAGAATTACAGTCCCTTTCTAGCAGAAACATGGATCATTATCAGAGTAATGAGAAGGAAACTGCACCTGGCAGTTCAACTAAAAAACAATTCAATGCAATGAGATGGCGAGTAGTTTTCTTGTGGATGTGCATCACTTTTCTATTAGAAGTACTTCTTCCATATGTGTTATGTACCTTGAATTCACTTGGCACTATGAGCTTTGGAGTGCCCACACCGACAAAGGCATCCACGCCGCAGAAGAGAAGAATGGTCAAGATGATTGCAAAGTCGCTGATGAGCTTCCTCACCTGGAATGGAAAAAGCAGgtttgacagtgtttttcaGCTTGCGGCAGTCTTACTGGCTCTTGTGTAATTTTTCTTCATATGTTTGGCAAAGGACTACACCCTgttaaaatacatgtttgtggGTAAACAAACACTGGCAGATATTACCATGCTGAGTGCGTGCTTTTACTACTGCAAGAGTACAGCGAGTGCAATAATAAATAGCATTTATAATAAGTAAACACATTCGCCCAGTAACTGGGCTCCAATACTTTCTAACCAGACAAGAGGCTAATAAAAAGGTAATTAAATTATTTGCTAAAAGGATAATCatgtaaatggtaaaaaacagtcaaatataCTGGTCAATACTGGGTTTATATTGGACATGCTAGAGGCATGGCTCTGGGGAAGACGATGTCTGTTGGTGAGTccaccattttggtccagactattggatggattgccatgaaattttgtacagacattcatggttcccagtcCATGAATCATACAGACTTTGGTGACACTATTACTtctcctctagtgccaccatgagttTGACAGTTGTGGTTTTATTGAAATGGTTTGGTTATTTACCAGACAAGTGCTGTTACTGATttgaataaaatgcaaatgaagtAGCAGTAATGTATGAATCTGAGCTGGAGCCTCATGCCGGCTCATTTCAAACACTGTTAACGTGAAAGCTGACCTTCCCACACTGACTCTCTTTGACCATTGAGTTTGTCACCAAAACTGAGAATTGCTAGTTAACTTTTGTTTGGTGAACAAGCCAATTGTTTCAATCCTCTTCACCAAGATTGGAAAAACTTAAGTGACAGTTGCTATCACTCACTTTGGTGGGAAAGAAGCGGCTTGTCTTGAACTTCTTCAGAGCCATGGAGCAGGTGTAGGTCCCAAAGAACAGGATGAAGGACATCAGGGTGATGTCAGGCACGTAGCCACAGGCCTCTCCGACCAGCTGCCCTCCGTACGTCTTACACTGCTGAATGCTCAGGGACGCCCAGGTGGCATTTACTGGCTGCAGAGATGAGGACAAAGAGGTTcttttaaacaacaaacaacaatatttgGGGAAAAAACCCCAACTCTACCAATGAATGCAGCAAAagttttgaaatttgaaatCTATGCTTTGATGTTAAGCTATTAATGTTACAAAAACAGGAACATCACGTACCAGATCAGTACTGTTTGTCCAGGCAGAGAAATCATTGAGTTCTGATGAGTTGCCTAGTAAAGAGAAACAATATCTAATCACCAAAACACTTCTCTTACATGCAGTATAACACTTGCCATTTTGGATCTGTGTCAACGTCTCTTTCACCGACAATCCTGCCAAGTCATTCGCTACACAGAGACTGATAGGGCTGTTGAGAAAGTAAACAGTGGTATCTACAGGCTGACGCATATTAGTATCATTTGTTATCTCCACTGTAAACACGGAAAAAATAAGTTGAAAGCTTTGTTTAACAGACAATAGTAAGTTGGTGCCAAATGGGACAAAACTAAATAGGACTGGTCATCTTTCACTATCTGGTATCACTGGTGATACTGAGATTCTGATGGCGCCctgaaacaacatcaacaatgaAGAGTTTTTAGGGTAAAGATGTTTCAAGATTTCGGAGTGGTCCTATCACACACTGCCCGTGTTACTGGATATAGCGAACCACCTCCTGTAATCCATCTTATTTGACCATTCCAACAATTTCAAGAGCGATGGCTACGTACCAGGCATGCAGTGGCAGTCGTACTGAGTGATGAAGTCTGGATCATATTCGGAGTTAATTGGGTTGTGGTGCGCCAGCTTTATCATCTTTTTGAAAGCGTCATAAATGAAGATGAAGCTGATAAGCGCAGAGAAGCCTTCCTCAGTGAAGCGTGTGAAGTACTGCACCAGGAAGCTGGCATCTGTGGCGACCAGCACCAGACAGAATAGACCCGACCACAGGCCGATCCACAGCCGGAACTCAAGGTAGTTGAAGCCGTTGTCTCTGAGGAGATGCAGAGGGAATGGTTAATCGTGTATTCATACAcctttatgtattttattataattcCTCCAAGAATTCACTGTACTTCCTGTTATGCCTGTCTAGCTCGAATTCTGTGAATTTGGAAGCTGTGAAATGATTGCAACCAGAGTCGTCAGCAGGCTGTTATATGGATAAGATGCATCTGTCGTATACATatacacagtacagtatgtatccCAGCAGCTGCGGATGGACAGGCAGCTGCCACTGACTCAGCAACCATTTACTCGAGGAGGCATGGAAACATTTGGAGGACACAGAAGCCACAACATTCTTCACTCACAGTGTGAAATTAAATGAGAGTGAATTATTAATAATGGAACATAATCAGCATGGTGTTTGGTAATGCTAGAAGACTCGCTGGGAGAGGAAGGGAGTAcagtgagggaggagagagaagtcAACATTTCGATGGCTAAATTATTATACATTcagtgttatatatatatatatatatatatatatatatatatatatatatatatatatatatatatatatatatatatatatatatatatatatatatatatatatatatatatatatatatatatatatatatatatatatatatatacccttATGTCCTTTTTTATAATATACACCCTATTATACATGTCCTTATGACTTATTAAGACTACATTTTCCCTTTGTTCACTATTACAGGATGTAACGTCTTTTGTTGAATGTGCTTAATTTTACTTTCTCCTGCATCTGGTTCTacacaagtatgtgtgtgtggtgcaggTCTTGTCCCCAAGTCCATTTGGGACAGGAAGTTGACGGCAAAAAATACATGGAAAATTAACAGTCAGTACCCGGGACAATCTGTTACTGCCCAGAGATTTACAGTAAGCACAAGAAGTTCCAGCGAGATATTGTTCAGATAAGTGAAGTTGCCAGCCTGCTTATTTATATGTACtcattatgtttgtattttgattgtatttataGTAGGAGGGCGGGGGGGATACCGTTTCTGTAAATGCACAAACATCTGACCTTTTGGGGGAAGTCTATAAATATCTACCAGGATactgctgcagttttttttagctttatttcACCCTTGCAAAAATATTCATTGACTTTAAAGTGACTGAAGGAGTTTGATCAATTATCACTCACCGGCTGAAGTTGAAGAGGAGTCTTTCAAAGACAAGCACTGGACCTGTGCTGCTGAGAATAGTCAGAGGCTGACCAGCCAGCAAACAGAACACAGCTCCTGTCAGTGCCGTACCCAGGAAACTTTCCAACACTCCCTACAACACAGCACacatggaaaacacacacacacactttaaacagAGCTCATGAAGCATGTTAGGCCTAGAAGATACGCAGAAGACATGAGACTGTGCATTCATATAATGAGCATCCCTATTAACTATCCTGAACAGAAATTGTTAACAATTCTTTAAGCAGTACtaaacatattttcactttctttgttttctgagcT from Thunnus albacares chromosome 18, fThuAlb1.1, whole genome shotgun sequence encodes:
- the LOC122968508 gene encoding electrogenic sodium bicarbonate cotransporter 1-like isoform X2 — translated: MSSEKTKMEDEAVLDRGASFVKHVCDEEEVEGHHTVYIGVHVPKSYHRRRRHRRKSSHKEKRERPEQSTEGYKSDGENADESTANVLKPLISPAERIRFILGEEDDGPPPPQLFTELDELLAVDGQEMEWKETARWIKFEEKVEKGGERWSKPHVATLSLHSLMELKTCIEKGTIMLDLEASTLPQVVEMITDSQIETGQLKAELKEKVMYTLLRKHRHQTKKSNLRSLADIGKSVSSASRLFSNQENARNPVEPPVPCVTPQDSEEPCEVMRSSSMGYLCSPTTAHRNLTSNSLSDFSDKPEKDQLKNKFMKKLPRDAEASNVLVGEVDFLETPFVAFVRLQHAVMLGALTEVPVPTRFLFVLLGPKGKAKSYHEIGRAIATLMSDEVFHDIAYKAKDRQDLLAGIEEFLDEVIVLPPGEWDPDIRIEPPKSLPSSDKRKNMYAGLDPPQMNGDTPHDAGHGGGGGHQVGEELQCTRKFCGGLILDIKRKLPFFASDFYDALNIQSLSTILFIYLGTVTNAITFGGLLGDATENMQGVLESFLGTALTGAVFCLLAGQPLTILSSTGPVLVFERLLFNFSRDNGFNYLEFRLWIGLWSGLFCLVLVATDASFLVQYFTRFTEEGFSALISFIFIYDAFKKMIKLAHHNPINSEYDPDFITQYDCHCMPGNSSELNDFSAWTNSTDLPVNATWASLSIQQCKTYGGQLVGEACGYVPDITLMSFILFFGTYTCSMALKKFKTSRFFPTKVRKLISDFAIILTILLFCGVDAFVGVGTPKLIVPSEFKPTHPQRGWFIPPFGGNPWWVYLAAALPALLVTILIFMDQQITAVIVNRKEHKLKKGAGYHLDLFWVAILMIICSFMGLPWYVAATVISIAHIDSLKMETETSAPGEQPKFLGVREQRVTGIFVFILTGLSVFMAPILKFIPMPVLYGVFLYMGVASLNGVQFMDRLQLLLMPAKHQPDLIYLRHVPQRRIHLFTFIQGLCLALLWILKSTVAAIIFPVMILALVAVRKAMDYLFSQHDLSYLDDVIPEKDKKKKEDEKKKKNKKKGSIDSEIEFEINPRLSLTRIRRAERYFDSPTVAEGSYKGMPQIRIDRDFEDNGFFWKKGSETDL
- the LOC122968508 gene encoding electrogenic sodium bicarbonate cotransporter 1-like isoform X1: MSSEKTKMEDEAVLDRGASFVKHVCDEEEVEGHHTVYIGVHVPKSYHRRRRHRRKSSHKEKRERPEQSTEGYKSDGENADESTANVLKPLISPAERIRFILGEEDDGPPPPQLFTELDELLAVDGQEMEWKETARWIKFEEKVEKGGERWSKPHVATLSLHSLMELKTCIEKGTIMLDLEASTLPQVVEMITDSQIETGQLKAELKEKVMYTLLRKHRHQTKKSNLRSLADIGKSVSSASRLFSNQENGSPTTAHRNLTSNSLSDFSDKPEKDQLKNKFMKKLPRDAEASNVLVGEVDFLETPFVAFVRLQHAVMLGALTEVPVPTRFLFVLLGPKGKAKSYHEIGRAIATLMSDEVFHDIAYKAKDRQDLLAGIEEFLDEVIVLPPGEWDPDIRIEPPKSLPSSDKRKNMYAGLDPPQMNGDTPHDAGHGGGGGHQVGEELQCTRKFCGGLILDIKRKLPFFASDFYDALNIQSLSTILFIYLGTVTNAITFGGLLGDATENMQGVLESFLGTALTGAVFCLLAGQPLTILSSTGPVLVFERLLFNFSRDNGFNYLEFRLWIGLWSGLFCLVLVATDASFLVQYFTRFTEEGFSALISFIFIYDAFKKMIKLAHHNPINSEYDPDFITQYDCHCMPGNSSELNDFSAWTNSTDLPVNATWASLSIQQCKTYGGQLVGEACGYVPDITLMSFILFFGTYTCSMALKKFKTSRFFPTKVRKLISDFAIILTILLFCGVDAFVGVGTPKLIVPSEFKPTHPQRGWFIPPFGGNPWWVYLAAALPALLVTILIFMDQQITAVIVNRKEHKLKKGAGYHLDLFWVAILMIICSFMGLPWYVAATVISIAHIDSLKMETETSAPGEQPKFLGVREQRVTGIFVFILTGLSVFMAPILKFIPMPVLYGVFLYMGVASLNGVQFMDRLQLLLMPAKHQPDLIYLRHVPQRRIHLFTFIQGLCLALLWILKSTVAAIIFPVMILALVAVRKAMDYLFSQHDLSYLDDVIPEKDKKKKEDEKKKKNKKKGSIDSEIEFSDYPYHEKIPSIKISMDMMEQEPMLGDKSLDRDQSQTLLNTHSPC